Proteins from a single region of Fischerella sp. PCC 9605:
- a CDS encoding HNH endonuclease, with protein sequence MSKYIPESLRNQIAASDKGRCCYCLTTEANSGIPMTHDHIQPRSKGGETTFENLCLACRSCNEFKADSTEAIDPLTGETTPLFNPRTQRWSDHFTWSSDATKVEGLTTIGRATIVCLRMNNPVIVVARRRWTISGWHPPDD encoded by the coding sequence GTGTCTAAATATATTCCTGAAAGCTTACGAAATCAAATAGCTGCTAGCGATAAAGGACGTTGCTGTTATTGCTTAACTACTGAAGCCAATAGCGGCATTCCCATGACCCATGACCATATTCAACCCCGCTCAAAAGGTGGAGAAACTACCTTTGAAAATCTTTGTTTGGCTTGTCGATCTTGCAATGAATTTAAAGCTGATTCAACCGAAGCTATAGACCCTTTAACTGGGGAAACAACACCCCTGTTTAATCCGCGTACACAGAGATGGTCTGACCATTTTACTTGGAGTTCTGATGCTACAAAAGTTGAAGGTTTAACTACTATTGGTAGGGCTACAATTGTTTGCCTGCGAATGAATAATCCAGTAATAGTTGTTGCACGACGACGTTGGACAATTAGTGGTTGGCATCCTCCTGATGATTGA